One genomic window of Sporosarcina ureae includes the following:
- the gap gene encoding type I glyceraldehyde-3-phosphate dehydrogenase, with the protein MTVKIAINGFGRIGRLVLREAFATEDVEVVAINDLTDAAMLAHLLKYDSVHGIFDADVQSDESSIRVNNKKISVFAEKDPANLPWKDLGVDIVIDCTGVFRSKEGLQKHLDAGAKKVILSAPAQGEMTTLVMGVNEGTYDPANDHIVSNASCTTNCLAPVVKVLNDSFGVKRGMMTTIHSYTNDQKILDLPHSDYRRARAAGVSMIPTTTGAASAVTKVIPELKGKLDGMAVRVPTPNVSLVDFVTELEKDVTVEDVNAALKKASEGELKGRLFFSDLPLVSVDYNGNTASSTVDGLSTMVMEGNMVKVISWYDNESGYSARCIDLARYMNKQGL; encoded by the coding sequence ATGACAGTGAAAATAGCGATTAATGGATTTGGACGAATTGGACGATTGGTACTTCGTGAAGCATTTGCAACAGAAGATGTAGAAGTAGTGGCGATCAATGATTTGACAGACGCAGCGATGTTGGCTCATTTATTGAAATATGATTCCGTGCACGGCATTTTCGATGCAGACGTGCAATCAGATGAATCTTCAATTCGTGTAAATAACAAAAAGATCAGCGTGTTTGCAGAAAAAGATCCTGCGAACCTACCTTGGAAAGACCTTGGCGTAGATATCGTCATCGATTGTACAGGTGTCTTCCGTTCAAAAGAAGGATTGCAAAAACACCTCGATGCAGGCGCGAAGAAAGTGATCTTGTCTGCTCCAGCGCAAGGCGAAATGACTACACTTGTGATGGGTGTCAATGAAGGAACGTACGATCCAGCGAACGACCATATCGTATCGAACGCGTCTTGTACGACGAACTGTTTAGCACCTGTCGTGAAAGTGTTGAACGATTCATTCGGCGTTAAGCGTGGTATGATGACGACTATTCACTCGTATACAAACGACCAGAAAATTCTCGACCTTCCACACTCCGACTACCGACGTGCGCGTGCGGCTGGCGTGTCGATGATTCCAACGACAACGGGTGCAGCTTCTGCTGTAACGAAAGTAATTCCTGAATTGAAAGGGAAATTGGATGGAATGGCAGTACGTGTGCCGACTCCAAATGTTTCACTTGTAGACTTTGTGACGGAATTAGAAAAAGACGTGACGGTAGAAGATGTCAACGCTGCATTGAAGAAAGCATCTGAAGGCGAGTTAAAAGGACGTCTATTCTTCAGTGACTTGCCATTAGTTTCTGTTGATTACAATGGAAACACGGCCTCTTCCACAGTAGATGGTTTGTCTACAATGGTCATGGAAGGCAATATGGTAAAAGTCATTTCTTGGTACGATAATGAGTCTGGTTACTCCGCTCGTTGTATCGATCTTGCACGATATATGAACAAACAAGGCCTATAA
- a CDS encoding sugar-binding transcriptional regulator, producing the protein MNLSFYEAQLALIPELPLLIEQRYHMLKLIKASGPVGRRTLSSMSGYSERETRTMLDLLKEQELVHIAKEGVSTTEKGIEVLFALHDTMEERSGRRQLANELAERLGILQVHVVEGDSDDSPLTKKLLGMQAAKQFRSRIKGKEIVAVTGGSTVAAIPSFMQQDELPDVQFIAARGGVGEEIGLQANMIAASFAETCHATYKAFYYPDTLSEEAHAVFQHEPAAKEMLALYSRTDCVIHGVGNATKMAVLRNSPDEEQQILQDRQAKGEAFGFYFNQQGEIVHRIRTVGIQMEQLQDVPLVLTVAGGASKAEALLSYLASAPSQTILVTDEGAAENMLSLM; encoded by the coding sequence GTGAACTTATCATTTTATGAAGCACAACTCGCACTTATACCTGAACTTCCACTGTTGATCGAGCAACGTTATCATATGTTGAAACTAATCAAAGCGTCGGGGCCTGTTGGCAGACGAACGCTTAGTTCTATGTCTGGTTATTCCGAAAGGGAAACACGGACGATGCTCGATTTATTGAAAGAACAAGAACTGGTGCATATTGCGAAAGAAGGCGTGTCGACTACGGAAAAAGGTATAGAAGTGCTCTTTGCATTGCATGATACGATGGAGGAAAGATCGGGCAGACGACAACTTGCGAATGAGTTGGCGGAGCGCCTCGGGATTCTACAAGTACATGTAGTGGAAGGCGATTCTGATGATTCACCTTTGACGAAAAAGTTGCTCGGTATGCAAGCGGCGAAGCAATTTCGCTCCCGCATTAAGGGAAAGGAAATTGTCGCAGTAACTGGCGGTAGTACAGTAGCCGCGATTCCATCGTTTATGCAGCAAGATGAGTTGCCTGATGTGCAATTTATCGCAGCAAGAGGTGGTGTGGGAGAAGAAATTGGGTTACAGGCGAATATGATTGCTGCTTCATTTGCAGAAACATGTCATGCAACATACAAAGCGTTTTATTATCCAGATACTTTGAGTGAAGAAGCACATGCGGTATTCCAGCATGAGCCCGCCGCCAAAGAGATGTTGGCGTTATATAGTCGCACCGACTGCGTGATCCATGGTGTTGGGAATGCGACGAAAATGGCTGTATTGCGAAATTCTCCTGACGAAGAACAGCAGATTCTACAAGATCGGCAAGCAAAAGGAGAAGCATTCGGCTTTTATTTTAATCAACAAGGTGAAATTGTCCATCGTATCCGTACAGTTGGGATTCAAATGGAACAATTGCAAGACGTCCCGCTCGTGCTCACAGTAGCTGGCGGGGCGAGTAAAGCGGAAGCACTGCTGTCGTATTTAGCAAGTGCACCGTCCCAGACTATTTTAGTGACAGACGAAGGCGCAGCGGAGAATATGCTGTCGTTAATGTGA
- the gpmI gene encoding 2,3-bisphosphoglycerate-independent phosphoglycerate mutase: MANKPVALIILDGFGLRDETYGNAVAHANIPNFDLLWENYPHATLTACGEAVGLPEGQMGNSEVGHLNIGAGRIVYQSLTRINKSIREGEFFANATLLETMEHVKTKGSALHVMGLLSDGGVHSHYEHLFALLKMAKEHGVERVYLHAFLDGRDVGPTTALPYIKRTEDVMKEVGVGQIATVSGRYFAMDRDKRWERVQKTYDAMVYGIGPHCHSAEEGIRASYTEEIHDEFVEPFVIQQDGKPVATIDNGDAVIFFNFRPDRAIQLSRAITQPDFDGFDRGVKKFTDLHFVGFTHYNDDVVADIVFHNVNLTKTIGEVLEDQGKRQLRIAETEKYPHVTFFMSGGREEKFEGETRILINSPKVATYDLKPEMSAYEVTDALVAEIEAERQDAIILNFANPDMVGHSGMLEPTVKAIETVDACLGRIIDALSAKGGSAIITADHGNADEVTTIGGQPMTAHTTNPVPVIITNPDVVLRADGILADLAPTMLKMLGIPQPVEMTGKPLF, from the coding sequence ATGGCGAATAAACCAGTCGCGTTAATTATCCTGGACGGTTTCGGCTTACGAGACGAAACGTATGGAAACGCGGTAGCACACGCTAACATCCCGAACTTTGATTTGCTGTGGGAAAACTACCCGCACGCAACATTGACGGCGTGTGGAGAAGCAGTAGGGTTACCAGAAGGACAAATGGGGAACTCTGAAGTAGGTCACTTGAACATTGGTGCTGGCCGTATCGTCTATCAAAGCTTAACGCGCATCAATAAATCCATTCGTGAAGGCGAGTTCTTTGCTAACGCGACATTGCTTGAGACGATGGAGCATGTCAAAACGAAAGGCTCTGCACTTCACGTCATGGGACTACTGTCTGACGGAGGCGTTCACAGTCATTATGAGCATTTATTTGCTTTATTGAAAATGGCCAAAGAACACGGTGTAGAACGTGTCTACTTGCATGCATTCCTTGACGGCCGTGACGTAGGACCGACGACGGCACTTCCATATATCAAACGTACAGAAGATGTGATGAAAGAAGTCGGTGTCGGCCAGATCGCGACTGTGTCCGGCAGATATTTTGCGATGGACCGCGACAAGCGTTGGGAACGTGTGCAGAAAACGTATGACGCAATGGTATATGGAATCGGACCACATTGTCATTCAGCAGAAGAAGGAATCCGAGCTTCTTATACCGAAGAAATACATGATGAGTTTGTTGAGCCGTTTGTCATTCAACAAGACGGCAAACCGGTGGCGACGATTGACAATGGAGATGCGGTGATTTTCTTCAATTTCCGTCCAGACCGTGCGATTCAATTGTCACGTGCTATCACGCAACCGGACTTCGACGGCTTCGATCGAGGCGTGAAAAAATTTACGGACTTACATTTTGTCGGCTTTACGCATTATAATGATGATGTAGTAGCGGACATTGTATTCCATAATGTCAATTTAACCAAAACAATCGGTGAAGTGCTTGAAGACCAAGGCAAGCGTCAGTTGCGAATTGCGGAAACGGAAAAGTATCCACATGTGACGTTCTTCATGAGTGGCGGACGCGAAGAAAAGTTTGAAGGGGAAACTCGAATTCTGATCAATTCGCCAAAAGTCGCAACGTACGATTTGAAGCCGGAAATGAGCGCATACGAAGTAACGGATGCGTTAGTGGCCGAAATCGAAGCGGAACGACAAGATGCCATTATCCTAAACTTCGCGAATCCGGATATGGTCGGCCATAGCGGAATGCTAGAGCCAACTGTAAAAGCGATTGAAACGGTCGATGCGTGTTTAGGCCGAATCATTGACGCTTTATCAGCAAAAGGCGGATCGGCTATCATCACAGCGGATCACGGCAATGCGGATGAAGTGACGACAATCGGTGGACAACCGATGACAGCGCACACGACAAATCCTGTACCTGTCATTATCACGAATCCAGATGTCGTGTTGCGCGCAGACGGTATTCTTGCAGACTTGGCACCGACGATGTTGAAAATGTTAGGAATTCCACAACCGGTTGAAATGACCGGAAAACCATTATTCTAA
- the eno gene encoding phosphopyruvate hydratase, with the protein MPIITHIQAREVLDSRGNPTVEVEVFTESGAFGRAIVPSGASTGEYEAVELRDGDENRYNGKGVLKAVDHVNEVIASEFEDNYSVLDQVVIDRALIELDGTENKGKLGANAILGVSMAVAHAAADYLDVPLYQYLGGFNAKQLPVPMMNILNGGEHADNNVDIQEFMIMPVGAESFRHALRMGTEIFHSLKSVLHGKGLNTAVGDEGGFAPNLASNEEALSTIIEAIEKAGYKAGEDILLAMDVASSEFYDKDQNNYYLAGEDIRKTSEEMVAWYEELCEKYPIVSIEDGLDENDWDGHKLLTERLGNKVQLVGDDLFVTNTEKLSRGIKEGIGNSILIKVNQIGTLTETFDAIEMAKRAGYTAVISHRSGESEDVTIADIAVATNAGQIKTGAPSRSDRVAKYNQLLRIEDQLFETAQYLGKDTFYNLNK; encoded by the coding sequence ATGCCAATCATTACCCACATTCAAGCTAGAGAAGTATTGGATTCACGAGGCAATCCAACTGTAGAAGTAGAAGTATTCACAGAAAGCGGTGCCTTTGGACGTGCCATCGTACCATCCGGTGCATCTACTGGGGAGTATGAAGCGGTAGAACTACGTGACGGCGACGAAAATCGTTATAACGGTAAAGGCGTATTGAAAGCAGTAGATCACGTCAATGAAGTGATCGCTTCAGAATTCGAAGACAACTACTCGGTATTGGATCAAGTGGTTATCGACAGAGCATTGATCGAACTAGACGGTACGGAGAATAAAGGGAAACTCGGCGCTAACGCGATCCTTGGTGTGTCTATGGCGGTTGCACACGCAGCAGCAGACTACTTAGACGTTCCGTTGTACCAGTACCTTGGCGGCTTCAATGCGAAGCAACTACCAGTACCGATGATGAATATCTTAAACGGTGGAGAGCACGCAGATAACAACGTCGACATCCAAGAATTCATGATTATGCCAGTTGGCGCAGAATCTTTCCGTCATGCCCTTCGCATGGGTACGGAAATTTTCCACAGCCTAAAATCTGTTCTTCACGGTAAAGGCTTGAACACAGCAGTGGGAGACGAAGGCGGATTTGCTCCGAACCTTGCGTCTAACGAAGAAGCACTTTCTACTATTATCGAAGCCATCGAAAAAGCAGGTTACAAAGCTGGCGAAGACATCTTGCTTGCTATGGACGTAGCTTCTTCTGAGTTCTACGACAAAGACCAAAACAACTACTACCTTGCAGGTGAAGATATTCGTAAAACATCTGAAGAAATGGTTGCTTGGTATGAAGAGCTTTGTGAAAAGTACCCAATCGTATCGATCGAAGACGGTTTGGACGAAAACGACTGGGATGGCCACAAGCTATTGACAGAGCGTCTTGGCAACAAAGTGCAATTAGTGGGTGACGATCTATTCGTTACGAACACAGAGAAATTATCACGCGGCATCAAAGAAGGCATCGGTAACTCGATCCTGATCAAAGTGAACCAAATCGGTACATTGACTGAAACATTCGATGCGATTGAAATGGCGAAACGCGCGGGCTACACAGCAGTCATCTCTCACCGTTCAGGTGAATCAGAAGACGTCACGATTGCAGACATCGCAGTAGCTACAAACGCTGGTCAAATCAAAACAGGTGCACCTTCTCGTTCGGACCGTGTCGCTAAATACAATCAATTGCTTCGTATCGAAGATCAATTGTTTGAAACAGCACAGTACCTAGGCAAAGACACATTCTATAATTTGAATAAATAA
- a CDS encoding glutaredoxin family protein: MKIQFYTKPNCGLCEEAERMLRLVAEDYPLEWQTFNIEEDDDIHEKYMLMIPVIEHEGQVLAFGNIGYIDLLELIEQ, encoded by the coding sequence ATGAAAATTCAATTCTACACGAAACCTAATTGTGGACTGTGCGAAGAAGCGGAACGAATGCTTCGCTTGGTCGCGGAAGATTATCCACTCGAGTGGCAGACGTTCAATATAGAAGAAGATGACGACATCCATGAAAAATACATGCTAATGATCCCCGTCATCGAACACGAAGGACAGGTGTTGGCATTTGGAAATATCGGCTATATCGATCTTTTGGAATTAATCGAACAATGA
- the tpiA gene encoding triose-phosphate isomerase: MRKRIIAGNWKMFKLSGEAAEFAEHMKEQLTASDQVEAVICPPALYLNDLLQRFETTAIKVGAQTMHDTDEGAFTGEISPAMLEDVGVQYVILGHSERRQYFNETDETVNKKVHAAFNHHLVPIVCVGETLEQREALETVSIVSAQVEKAFFGVTAEQAKQSVIAYEPIWAIGTGKTATADDANEVCAAIRHKIETLYSSDVADAVRIQYGGSVKPENIAELLSKDNIDGALVGGASLDPAAFVKLVEAGTHGE; encoded by the coding sequence TTGCGAAAACGAATCATTGCGGGCAACTGGAAAATGTTTAAATTATCTGGTGAAGCTGCAGAATTTGCGGAACACATGAAAGAACAACTCACGGCGTCAGATCAAGTCGAAGCAGTGATCTGCCCGCCTGCATTGTATCTGAACGACTTACTACAACGTTTTGAAACGACTGCGATCAAAGTAGGCGCTCAAACGATGCACGATACAGACGAAGGGGCATTCACAGGCGAAATCAGCCCGGCTATGCTTGAAGACGTAGGTGTACAGTATGTCATTTTGGGACATTCTGAGCGTCGTCAGTATTTCAATGAAACCGACGAAACAGTGAATAAAAAAGTACACGCAGCGTTCAATCATCACCTAGTACCGATTGTTTGCGTAGGAGAAACATTGGAACAGCGCGAAGCACTTGAAACGGTTTCGATCGTTTCAGCACAAGTGGAAAAAGCGTTTTTCGGCGTCACAGCGGAACAAGCGAAACAGTCCGTCATTGCGTACGAACCTATCTGGGCGATCGGCACAGGCAAAACTGCAACGGCTGACGATGCCAATGAAGTATGTGCCGCAATCCGTCATAAGATCGAAACACTTTATTCATCAGACGTGGCAGATGCAGTACGTATTCAATACGGCGGCAGTGTAAAGCCAGAAAATATCGCTGAATTACTTAGTAAGGACAATATTGACGGTGCGTTAGTCGGGGGAGCAAGTCTCGATCCAGCGGCATTCGTAAAATTGGTGGAGGCTGGAACTCATGGCGAATAA
- a CDS encoding phosphoglycerate kinase, whose protein sequence is MNMKKTIRDIKLNGQRVFCRVDFNVPMEDGKVTDDTRIKAALPTIEYMTNAGAKVILASHLGRPKGEVQEDMRLTPAGDKLSELLGKTVKKLDSSIGDEVEKAIAEMKDGDVILLENVRFNPGEEKNDTELSKQFANLADVFVNDAFGTAHRAHASTAGIAEYIPGVLGFLLEKELDVLGKALSHPDRPFTAIIGGAKVKDKIGVIDNLLDKVDNLLIGGGLSYTFTRAQGHETGDSLVEEDKVELAKSFIEKAKQKAVTLYLPTDAVVANKFAADAETKTVSVDAITEGWMGLDIGPETAERYEQVIKDSRFVIWNGPMGVFEMEAFANGTKTVADAMAETAAYTVIGGGDSAAAVEKFEVAEQMDHVSTGGGASLEFMEGKELPGVAVLQDRE, encoded by the coding sequence ATGAACATGAAAAAGACAATCAGAGATATTAAATTGAACGGCCAGCGCGTATTTTGTCGCGTGGATTTCAACGTACCGATGGAAGATGGAAAGGTAACGGATGATACACGTATTAAAGCGGCACTACCCACAATTGAATATATGACAAATGCGGGGGCAAAAGTAATATTAGCTAGTCACCTAGGACGTCCTAAAGGTGAAGTGCAAGAAGATATGCGTTTGACACCTGCAGGCGATAAATTGTCTGAGCTTCTAGGTAAAACAGTGAAGAAACTTGATTCATCAATCGGTGATGAAGTGGAAAAAGCGATTGCAGAAATGAAAGACGGCGACGTGATTTTGCTTGAAAACGTTCGCTTTAATCCAGGCGAAGAGAAGAATGATACGGAACTATCCAAGCAATTTGCCAATCTAGCAGACGTTTTTGTGAATGACGCATTTGGAACAGCGCACCGCGCACATGCTTCCACTGCTGGAATTGCAGAGTACATACCCGGCGTTCTTGGCTTCTTACTCGAGAAAGAATTAGATGTTCTCGGAAAAGCATTGTCTCATCCCGATCGTCCTTTCACCGCAATCATAGGCGGCGCGAAAGTAAAAGACAAAATTGGCGTCATCGATAATTTGTTGGATAAAGTCGATAACTTGTTGATTGGTGGCGGATTGTCGTATACATTCACCCGCGCACAAGGTCACGAAACTGGAGATTCACTAGTAGAAGAAGATAAAGTAGAGTTGGCGAAGTCTTTCATTGAAAAAGCGAAGCAAAAGGCAGTCACTTTATACTTACCGACAGATGCAGTCGTTGCGAATAAGTTTGCTGCTGATGCAGAAACTAAAACGGTTTCAGTCGATGCCATTACAGAAGGCTGGATGGGTCTCGATATCGGACCTGAAACAGCAGAGCGTTACGAGCAAGTCATTAAAGATTCAAGGTTCGTCATTTGGAACGGGCCGATGGGTGTGTTTGAAATGGAAGCATTCGCAAACGGCACGAAAACAGTGGCGGACGCGATGGCTGAAACAGCTGCTTATACAGTAATTGGTGGAGGCGACTCTGCGGCGGCTGTTGAAAAGTTTGAAGTCGCGGAACAAATGGACCACGTATCTACAGGTGGCGGCGCTTCACTCGAATTCATGGAAGGCAAAGAATTGCCAGGAGTAGCTGTATTACAAGATCGAGAATAA